In one Rhodococcus sp. B50 genomic region, the following are encoded:
- a CDS encoding MMPL family transporter: MSTATAPPRRTGRWRWLLPALLLIAWLVAAGGGGPFAGKLSEVASTDASSFLPASAESTRADELYAQFNESEFIPAIVVAEREGGITDQDLAFLATESAGPPPIPSEDGEAAQMIVPLDASGEVQDAVEELRTSLEGAPDGLTVYVTGPAGQAADLSSAFGGIDGLLLLVAGGVVLVILVVVYRSPILPFVVIISALFALALASLLVYVLADAGTIALNGQSQGIMFILVFGAATDYALLLVSRYREELRLQQDKYAAMRSALRGSIEPIAASAGTVILGVLCLLLSDLNSNRGLGPVAAIGIATSFLASVTFLPAALVLLGRVAFWPTRPVYDANADAEDMQKSHKLWGRVAAFVGSKPRPIWIVCSLVLVAFALLAPQFKASGVASSDLFLLQTDSKSGQEVLGEHFDAGTGSPSIVVARAGALDGVVQAAEGVEGVTTVQPVPGPDGAPRVIDGLVAVQATLSDPADSLAAEETVERIREAVRTVPDAEALVGGPTAVDLDTKDTATRDRTVIIPAVTLVVLLVLIVLLRALVAPILLMLTVIVSFAATLGVSSLLFNHVFGFPGADPVVPLFGFVFLVALGIDYNIFLMTRVREETKKVGTRAGTLRALTVTGGVITSAGVVLAATFSALAVIPLLFLAQLAFIVAFGVLLDALLVRSLVVPALSIDIGKKIWWPSTLARTEPSEPDPTEDVATAGASRS, encoded by the coding sequence TTGAGCACTGCTACCGCGCCCCCACGTAGAACCGGCCGATGGCGGTGGCTGCTACCCGCCCTGTTGCTCATCGCGTGGCTCGTGGCCGCCGGCGGCGGCGGCCCGTTCGCCGGCAAGCTCAGCGAAGTGGCATCGACCGATGCGAGTTCGTTCCTCCCCGCGTCCGCGGAATCGACGCGCGCCGACGAGCTGTACGCGCAGTTCAACGAGAGCGAGTTCATCCCCGCGATCGTCGTCGCCGAGCGCGAGGGCGGAATCACCGACCAGGATCTCGCCTTCCTCGCCACCGAATCCGCCGGCCCGCCCCCGATCCCGTCGGAGGACGGTGAAGCGGCGCAGATGATCGTGCCGCTCGACGCCTCCGGGGAGGTCCAGGACGCCGTCGAAGAACTCCGGACCTCGCTCGAGGGTGCACCGGACGGCCTGACCGTCTACGTCACCGGGCCCGCCGGCCAGGCCGCCGACCTGTCGTCGGCCTTCGGTGGGATCGACGGACTGCTGCTGCTCGTCGCGGGCGGTGTCGTCCTCGTGATCCTGGTGGTGGTCTACCGCAGCCCGATCCTGCCGTTCGTCGTCATCATCTCGGCGTTGTTCGCACTCGCGCTCGCGAGCCTGCTCGTCTACGTGCTCGCCGATGCCGGAACGATCGCGCTCAACGGCCAGAGCCAGGGCATCATGTTCATCCTGGTGTTCGGTGCCGCCACCGACTACGCGCTGCTGCTGGTCTCCCGGTACCGCGAGGAGCTGCGACTGCAGCAGGACAAGTACGCCGCGATGCGCAGCGCGCTCCGCGGCTCGATCGAACCGATCGCAGCCTCGGCCGGCACCGTCATCCTCGGCGTGCTGTGCCTGCTGCTGTCGGACCTGAACTCCAACCGCGGTCTCGGTCCCGTCGCCGCTATCGGCATCGCCACGTCGTTCCTCGCATCGGTGACCTTCCTGCCCGCCGCCCTCGTATTGCTCGGCCGCGTGGCGTTCTGGCCCACCCGCCCGGTCTACGACGCGAATGCCGATGCGGAGGACATGCAGAAGTCCCACAAGCTGTGGGGCCGGGTCGCTGCCTTCGTCGGGTCGAAGCCGCGCCCGATCTGGATCGTGTGCAGCCTCGTCCTCGTCGCCTTCGCACTGCTGGCACCGCAGTTCAAGGCGAGCGGTGTCGCATCGTCGGATCTGTTCCTGCTGCAAACCGATTCGAAGTCCGGCCAGGAGGTGCTCGGTGAGCACTTCGACGCCGGCACCGGTTCGCCCAGCATCGTCGTCGCCCGCGCGGGCGCGCTCGACGGTGTCGTCCAGGCGGCCGAGGGTGTCGAGGGCGTGACGACCGTCCAGCCCGTCCCCGGTCCCGACGGAGCGCCGCGCGTGATCGACGGGCTCGTCGCGGTGCAGGCCACGCTGTCGGATCCGGCCGATTCCCTCGCCGCCGAGGAGACCGTCGAACGCATCCGCGAGGCAGTGCGCACCGTGCCCGACGCCGAGGCTCTCGTCGGTGGTCCGACCGCCGTCGATCTCGATACGAAGGACACCGCGACCCGCGACCGCACCGTCATCATCCCGGCCGTGACGCTCGTGGTGCTGCTCGTGCTCATCGTGCTGTTGCGTGCGCTCGTCGCGCCGATTCTGCTGATGCTCACCGTGATCGTGTCGTTCGCGGCGACGCTCGGTGTGTCGTCGCTGCTGTTCAACCACGTCTTCGGGTTCCCCGGCGCCGACCCGGTCGTGCCGCTGTTCGGATTCGTCTTCCTCGTGGCGCTGGGCATCGACTACAACATCTTCCTCATGACCCGTGTCCGTGAGGAGACGAAGAAGGTCGGCACTCGGGCGGGCACGCTGCGGGCCCTGACCGTCACCGGCGGTGTCATCACGTCCGCCGGCGTGGTGCTCGCGGCGACATTCTCGGCGCTGGCGGTGATCCCGCTGCTGTTCCTGGCCCAGCTGGCGTTCATCGTCGCCTTCGGTGTCCTGCTCGATGCTCTACTCGTGCGGTCGCTGGTGGTGCCGGCCCTGTCGATCGACATCGGCAAGAAGATCTGGTGGCCGAGCACGCTCGCCCGCACCGAGCCGTCCGAGCCGGATCCGACCGAGGACGTGGCCACCGCAGGAGCATCGCGCTCATGA
- a CDS encoding anti-sigma factor encodes MANEANDSSRDLLDMAPGFALDAVTPGERQEIAEQLAEADPEVVARFTAEVREIHETLAAMSAGTATEPPAELRMRLLDLVHAELTAKTPVEEPGPSGATEAPETVEDDVLPPPVSLDDRRRARRRNFLLAAAAAVIVAVGGVVVAGQWSAPSGPATSERVFAAEDVQTSSGSLEGGGTATVVFSKEEDAGVLVMNNVAPPAEGSVYQMWLVGPEGMEPAGTMTPDDVAPSTTAVLEDISGATALAFSVEPTGGSTQPTAIFAQLPLD; translated from the coding sequence ATGGCGAATGAGGCGAACGACTCCTCGCGCGATCTGCTCGACATGGCACCCGGTTTCGCATTGGATGCCGTTACGCCCGGCGAGCGCCAGGAGATCGCCGAGCAACTCGCGGAAGCCGATCCGGAGGTGGTCGCGCGATTCACCGCCGAGGTCCGCGAGATCCACGAGACTCTCGCGGCGATGTCGGCCGGCACCGCGACCGAGCCGCCGGCCGAGCTCAGGATGCGACTGCTCGATCTGGTCCACGCCGAGCTCACCGCGAAGACTCCCGTCGAAGAACCCGGGCCATCGGGAGCGACCGAGGCACCGGAGACGGTGGAAGACGACGTCCTTCCTCCGCCGGTGTCCCTCGACGACCGTCGCCGGGCCCGCCGCCGGAATTTCCTGCTCGCCGCGGCCGCTGCGGTGATCGTCGCGGTGGGCGGTGTCGTGGTGGCCGGTCAGTGGTCGGCACCGTCCGGGCCGGCCACGAGCGAGCGGGTGTTCGCGGCCGAGGACGTACAGACCTCGTCGGGTTCGCTCGAGGGCGGCGGCACCGCGACCGTGGTGTTCTCCAAGGAGGAGGACGCGGGCGTGCTGGTGATGAACAACGTCGCCCCACCGGCCGAGGGCAGTGTCTATCAGATGTGGCTGGTCGGCCCCGAGGGCATGGAACCGGCGGGCACGATGACGCCCGACGATGTCGCGCCGTCCACGACGGCGGTGCTCGAGGACATCTCCGGCGCTACCGCGCTCGCCTTCAGCGTCGAGCCGACGGGCGGGTCGACCCAGCCGACCGCGATCTTCGCCCAGCTCCCGCTGGACTGA
- a CDS encoding sigma-70 family RNA polymerase sigma factor produces the protein MTGVGGHTDTLGALLERVARQDPTAFAELYDATRSRVFGMVLRVLRDPGYSEETTQEVYLQVWRSADKYDPHQGSALSWIITLAHRRAVDRVRSEQSGADREAHYGSTNVDAAFDSVSEEVAQRDDRRRVNECLGSLTELQRRSVELAYYRGFTYTEVAEELSSPLPTVKSRIRDGLKRLKNCLGVTVDGE, from the coding sequence ATGACCGGCGTCGGAGGCCACACCGATACCCTCGGCGCACTGCTCGAGCGGGTGGCCCGGCAAGACCCCACGGCGTTCGCCGAACTGTACGACGCGACGCGTTCCCGAGTCTTCGGCATGGTGCTGCGGGTCCTCCGGGATCCCGGCTACAGCGAGGAGACCACGCAGGAGGTCTACCTCCAGGTGTGGAGGTCGGCGGACAAGTACGACCCGCATCAGGGTTCCGCACTGTCGTGGATCATCACGCTCGCCCATCGGCGGGCCGTCGACCGGGTCCGCAGTGAACAGTCCGGAGCCGACCGCGAGGCGCACTACGGTTCGACGAACGTCGACGCGGCCTTCGACTCGGTGAGCGAGGAGGTCGCGCAGCGCGACGACCGCCGCCGGGTGAACGAGTGTCTGGGTTCGCTCACCGAACTGCAGCGACGCTCGGTCGAGCTCGCCTACTACAGAGGCTTTACCTACACCGAAGTGGCAGAAGAACTTTCGTCTCCGTTGCCGACCGTCAAGTCGCGCATCCGGGACGGCCTGAAACGACTGAAGAATTGTCTGGGGGTGACCGTCGATGGCGAATGA
- a CDS encoding putative protein N(5)-glutamine methyltransferase translates to MVSAHRTHADVVSALRAAGCVFAEEEAQLLLEAARTPSDLERLVARRVSGEPLEHVLEHVFFHGRRIAVRPGVFVPRRRTEYLVDCAIELARPGAVIVDMCCGCGAVGSALATAVEASEVYAADIDPVATACARLNLPSHRVFDGDLFDALPAALRGRVDVLVANAPYVPSGAIGSMPREARCSEPRRALDGGPDGLDVHRRLVADAIRWLTVGGSLLVESAAAQAPVLENLIAHAGLDPIARSSEEFEATVVIGTRR, encoded by the coding sequence ATGGTCTCCGCCCACCGGACCCACGCCGACGTCGTGTCCGCATTGCGAGCAGCCGGTTGCGTGTTCGCGGAGGAGGAGGCGCAACTCCTCCTGGAAGCCGCTCGCACGCCCTCGGATCTGGAGCGGCTGGTCGCGCGGCGGGTGTCCGGCGAACCCCTCGAACACGTGCTGGAACACGTCTTCTTCCACGGCAGGCGCATCGCGGTGCGGCCCGGGGTGTTCGTCCCTCGTCGACGCACCGAGTACCTGGTGGACTGCGCGATCGAACTCGCGCGACCCGGGGCCGTGATCGTCGACATGTGTTGCGGGTGCGGCGCGGTCGGCTCCGCGCTCGCCACCGCAGTGGAGGCATCCGAGGTCTACGCGGCCGACATCGATCCCGTCGCCACGGCCTGCGCGCGTCTGAACCTGCCGTCCCACAGGGTGTTCGACGGCGACCTGTTCGACGCCCTGCCCGCGGCGCTGCGCGGTCGCGTCGATGTACTCGTCGCCAACGCGCCCTACGTGCCGTCCGGGGCGATCGGATCGATGCCGCGGGAGGCTCGCTGCAGCGAGCCGCGTCGCGCGCTGGACGGCGGACCCGACGGTCTGGACGTCCATCGCCGACTCGTCGCGGACGCGATCCGATGGCTCACCGTCGGCGGGTCGCTGCTCGTCGAATCGGCGGCGGCGCAGGCACCCGTGCTGGAGAACCTCATCGCTCACGCCGGACTCGACCCGATCGCACGAAGTTCCGAGGAATTCGAGGCGACGGTCGTCATCGGCACCCGCCGATGA
- a CDS encoding MarR family winged helix-turn-helix transcriptional regulator produces the protein MLNDGGEDDLDEWPTGRLLSTAARLVEQAWEQSLRRRGLTHAGVIALHAVAHAPLSQRQMARACRVTDQTMSRTVDHLVRGGFVTRAIDPEDERRMRVEITPSGVDAYRRVIELERDDATGGDSPVAVSDPATLRRLLLEIVRSHSAPRDSPRNTHDREIPPLHGV, from the coding sequence GTGCTGAACGATGGGGGTGAAGACGACCTCGACGAGTGGCCCACCGGACGCCTGCTGTCCACCGCGGCCAGGCTCGTCGAGCAGGCCTGGGAACAGTCGTTGCGACGACGAGGGCTGACCCACGCGGGGGTGATCGCCCTGCACGCGGTGGCCCACGCGCCGTTGTCGCAACGACAGATGGCGCGCGCGTGCCGGGTGACCGACCAGACCATGAGCCGGACCGTCGATCATCTCGTCCGTGGCGGTTTCGTCACGCGCGCGATCGACCCGGAGGACGAGCGCCGCATGCGGGTGGAGATCACCCCGTCGGGCGTGGACGCCTACCGGCGTGTGATCGAACTCGAGCGCGACGACGCGACCGGTGGCGACTCTCCGGTCGCGGTCTCGGACCCGGCGACCCTGCGCAGGCTCCTGCTCGAGATCGTTCGTTCCCACAGCGCTCCTCGTGACAGCCCGCGGAATACCCATGACCGGGAGATCCCACCCCTTCACGGGGTGTGA
- a CDS encoding DUF1365 family protein: protein MHPDLPRAVAMIGDDVEFPGGRVVVTPAIYRTFVRHARGSSERPSLEYRGFSWVMDVDETPSSPWWLRMLTRFDPWDHFVASDSDTFRGRVEDHLVADGVRVPGGRITALLNIRRLGRGSDPLNLFWCHDPSGSLACVVAEIHTRRGGRHCYTLRSDEIDIITRAGDMFALSVALRRPGVPMFTATVSGERMPADLATVLRARMWMG, encoded by the coding sequence ATGCATCCTGACCTTCCCCGCGCAGTCGCGATGATCGGTGACGACGTCGAGTTCCCGGGTGGCCGGGTCGTGGTCACGCCGGCGATCTACCGCACCTTCGTGCGCCACGCGCGGGGATCGTCCGAGCGCCCCTCGCTCGAGTATCGCGGCTTCAGCTGGGTCATGGACGTCGACGAGACGCCGTCGTCACCGTGGTGGCTGCGCATGCTGACGCGGTTCGATCCGTGGGACCACTTCGTCGCGAGCGATTCCGATACCTTCCGCGGACGCGTCGAGGACCACCTCGTCGCCGACGGGGTGAGGGTGCCGGGAGGACGGATCACGGCGCTGCTGAACATCCGGCGTCTCGGTCGCGGATCGGATCCGCTGAATCTGTTCTGGTGCCACGATCCGAGCGGCTCGCTGGCCTGCGTCGTCGCGGAGATCCATACACGCCGGGGCGGACGACACTGCTACACGCTCCGCTCGGACGAGATCGACATCATCACCCGCGCCGGCGACATGTTCGCCCTCTCGGTCGCCCTGCGGCGGCCCGGCGTGCCCATGTTCACCGCGACCGTCAGTGGCGAACGGATGCCCGCCGACCTTGCGACGGTCCTCCGTGCTCGGATGTGGATGGGGTGA
- a CDS encoding histidine phosphatase family protein, translated as MQLLLIRHAEPNNARAETGVADPPLTESGRLQASRLPDALSPYNITRLFSSPQLRALQTAEPVAERRGLDVETREDIAEYDYGHDHYFTIDAAKDVAPAAYKRILAGHLPDFVDADDFRTRVLRGIDDVVDTSDHSETVALFVHGGVVNIVLQHLLDLPRPLMFPIEYASVTRILVSRSGARRVASINETGHVRDTLRVRA; from the coding sequence GTGCAGCTACTCCTGATCCGTCACGCCGAGCCGAACAACGCCCGCGCCGAGACCGGCGTCGCCGACCCGCCGCTCACCGAGTCCGGTCGCCTCCAGGCTTCACGGTTGCCGGACGCGCTGTCGCCCTACAACATCACGCGGTTGTTCTCGAGCCCGCAATTGCGGGCCCTGCAGACCGCGGAACCCGTCGCCGAACGCCGCGGCCTCGACGTGGAGACGAGGGAGGACATCGCCGAGTACGACTACGGGCACGACCACTACTTCACCATCGATGCCGCGAAGGACGTCGCACCCGCCGCGTACAAGCGCATCCTGGCAGGTCACCTGCCCGACTTCGTCGACGCGGACGATTTCCGCACCCGCGTGCTGCGAGGGATCGACGACGTGGTGGACACGTCCGACCATTCCGAGACCGTGGCGCTGTTCGTCCACGGCGGGGTGGTGAACATCGTGCTGCAGCACCTGCTCGACCTGCCCCGGCCGCTGATGTTCCCCATCGAGTACGCGTCGGTGACCCGCATCCTCGTCTCACGCAGCGGTGCGCGCCGCGTCGCCTCGATCAACGAGACGGGACACGTGCGCGACACCCTGCGGGTCCGAGCGTGA
- the lysX gene encoding bifunctional lysylphosphatidylglycerol synthetase/lysine--tRNA ligase LysX, giving the protein MSADSTAPVERPRPAEDARPPSRPSLTDRIGGRLSAVPHIVGLILGIYAFVVALWSISPTLRYWIHIPREYIDEYYFDAPDTSLSFALVIGLLAGAIAGRKRIAWWILTIYLGGFTITNLVMSIVERDPNHLVALVVHLVLVAVLLLSYPEFYTRVRRGNVWAALGVLVGGLVVATLIGWGLVELFPGSLPAPDRFLWALNRVTALTFIDNDQFGGRPNGLVNTLLGLLGALAVLAAAVVLFRSQRASNALTGSDESAIRGLLAHSDDSLGYFATRRDKAVVFAPSGKAAVTYRVELGVCLASGDPIGNPEAWQHAIEEWLDLARAYGWTPAVMGASEDGATAYHRAGLNALQLGDEAVLHTRDFSLAGRDMRPVRQAVNRARKHGVTARIMRHRELSPIELSAAIQRAEAWRDTENERGFSMALGRLGDPLDGDCLLVEAFSEGKVVAMLSLVPWGADGASLDLMRRDPQAPNGVVELMVSELASRGAEFDVERISLNFAVFRSVFEEGARIGAGPILRLWRSILLFFSRWWQLEALYRSNVKYHPEWVPRFLCFRDNRLIPRVALASAIAEGFLTLPTFGRRNTRQHTGTHSAFPEDQEVAAALHDDGSAPDSKLGDGTPVAAHGRRRPEQVRIRMDTLQRIVEHGVDPYPVAHPPTHTADEARVAKSGTAVTVAGRLLRIRNFGGVLFAVLRDWSGDIQILVDRQRVAGQRFLFDLGDLVEVSGEMGRSRTGEISVLADSWRIDGKCLHPLPDKYHGLVDPEARVRQRYLHLAVDRGAREHLAARSAVVRSLRDELQARGYLEVETPILQSVHGGANAAPFVTHINAYDADLYLRIAPELYLKRLCVAGMAKVFEIGRVFRNEGADFKHNPEFTILEAYEAHSDYEKMRVVARELIQAAARAAHGREIILRPGPDGTPVEIDISGEWPVETFHDAISEALGTFVDAQTPVEVLRRLCDEHGIPYNPAWDAGATAQEMYEHLVESKTTFPTFYTDFPTSVSPLTRPHPRKPGVAAKWDLVAWGVELGTAYSELTDPLDQRARLTEQSLLAAGGDEEAMELDEEFLEALEYAMPPTGGLGMGVDRIVMLVLGGSIRESLAFPFTRPRRS; this is encoded by the coding sequence ATGTCTGCGGATTCCACCGCTCCTGTCGAGCGCCCGCGTCCGGCGGAGGACGCCCGACCACCCTCCCGGCCGTCGCTGACCGACCGCATCGGCGGACGTCTGTCCGCCGTACCGCACATCGTCGGCCTGATACTGGGCATCTACGCGTTCGTGGTGGCGCTGTGGTCGATCTCCCCGACCCTGCGCTACTGGATCCACATTCCTCGCGAGTACATCGACGAGTACTACTTCGACGCTCCCGATACGAGCCTGTCGTTCGCTCTGGTCATCGGTCTGCTCGCCGGTGCGATCGCCGGCCGCAAACGCATCGCGTGGTGGATCCTGACGATCTACCTCGGCGGGTTCACCATCACGAATCTCGTGATGAGCATCGTCGAGCGCGATCCGAACCACCTCGTCGCATTGGTCGTCCACCTGGTGCTGGTCGCGGTACTGCTGCTGTCCTATCCCGAGTTCTACACACGGGTGCGGCGCGGAAACGTCTGGGCCGCACTCGGTGTGCTCGTGGGCGGTCTGGTCGTCGCGACGCTGATCGGCTGGGGACTGGTGGAACTGTTCCCCGGCAGCCTGCCCGCTCCCGACCGGTTCCTGTGGGCGCTCAACCGTGTCACCGCACTGACGTTCATCGACAACGACCAGTTCGGCGGCCGGCCGAACGGATTGGTCAACACGCTGCTCGGCCTGCTCGGCGCGCTCGCCGTCCTCGCGGCCGCCGTAGTCCTGTTCCGGTCACAGCGAGCGAGCAACGCGCTCACCGGCAGCGACGAGTCCGCCATCCGCGGCCTGCTCGCCCACAGCGACGATTCGCTGGGCTACTTCGCGACCCGCCGCGACAAGGCCGTCGTGTTCGCACCCAGCGGGAAGGCCGCGGTGACCTACCGCGTCGAACTCGGGGTGTGCCTCGCGAGCGGTGATCCGATCGGCAATCCCGAGGCGTGGCAGCACGCGATCGAGGAATGGCTCGACCTCGCACGCGCCTACGGATGGACACCCGCGGTGATGGGAGCGAGCGAGGACGGTGCGACCGCCTACCACCGTGCGGGCCTGAACGCGCTGCAACTCGGCGACGAAGCCGTCCTGCACACCCGCGACTTCAGTCTCGCCGGACGCGACATGCGGCCCGTGCGGCAGGCCGTCAACCGTGCCCGCAAACACGGTGTGACCGCACGGATCATGCGCCACCGCGAGCTGTCACCCATCGAGCTGTCGGCCGCGATCCAACGCGCCGAGGCCTGGCGCGACACCGAGAACGAGCGCGGATTCTCGATGGCCCTCGGCCGGCTCGGCGATCCGCTCGACGGCGACTGTCTGCTCGTCGAAGCGTTCTCGGAGGGCAAGGTCGTCGCGATGCTCTCGCTCGTGCCGTGGGGAGCGGACGGGGCGTCGCTCGACCTCATGCGCCGCGACCCACAGGCCCCCAACGGGGTCGTCGAACTCATGGTGTCCGAACTCGCCTCACGTGGCGCCGAATTCGACGTCGAGCGGATCTCGCTGAACTTCGCGGTCTTCCGATCGGTGTTCGAGGAGGGCGCGAGGATCGGTGCCGGCCCGATCCTGCGGTTGTGGCGGTCGATCCTGCTGTTCTTCTCCCGCTGGTGGCAGCTCGAGGCGCTGTACCGGTCCAACGTCAAGTATCACCCCGAGTGGGTACCGCGCTTCCTGTGTTTCCGCGACAACCGGCTCATCCCGCGGGTCGCGCTCGCCTCGGCGATCGCCGAGGGTTTCCTCACCCTTCCCACCTTCGGCCGCCGGAACACCCGGCAACACACGGGAACACATTCGGCGTTCCCCGAGGACCAGGAAGTCGCGGCCGCACTGCACGACGACGGCAGCGCACCCGACAGCAAGCTCGGCGACGGTACACCGGTCGCCGCGCACGGGCGCCGCCGTCCCGAGCAGGTCCGGATACGTATGGACACCCTGCAGCGGATCGTCGAGCACGGGGTCGACCCCTATCCGGTTGCGCATCCTCCGACCCACACCGCTGACGAGGCTCGGGTCGCGAAGTCCGGCACCGCCGTGACCGTGGCGGGACGGCTCCTGCGCATCCGCAACTTCGGCGGTGTGCTGTTCGCGGTGCTGCGCGACTGGTCGGGCGACATCCAGATTCTCGTCGACCGGCAACGTGTTGCCGGGCAACGCTTCCTGTTCGACCTCGGCGATCTCGTCGAGGTCTCCGGGGAGATGGGACGCAGCCGCACCGGGGAGATCTCGGTGCTCGCCGATTCGTGGCGCATCGACGGCAAGTGCCTGCACCCACTACCCGACAAGTACCACGGCCTCGTCGATCCCGAAGCCCGCGTGCGGCAGCGCTATCTGCATCTCGCGGTCGACCGCGGGGCACGTGAGCATCTCGCGGCGCGCAGCGCGGTGGTCCGATCGTTGCGCGACGAACTGCAGGCCCGTGGCTATCTCGAGGTCGAGACCCCTATCCTGCAGTCGGTACACGGCGGTGCGAACGCGGCACCGTTCGTCACCCACATCAATGCCTACGACGCCGACCTGTACCTGCGGATCGCCCCGGAGCTGTATCTGAAACGACTATGCGTCGCCGGCATGGCGAAGGTCTTCGAGATCGGCCGCGTGTTCCGCAACGAGGGTGCGGATTTCAAGCACAACCCGGAGTTCACGATCCTCGAGGCATACGAGGCGCACAGCGACTATGAGAAGATGCGGGTCGTCGCGCGCGAACTGATCCAGGCGGCGGCACGGGCAGCGCACGGACGCGAGATCATCCTGCGGCCCGGGCCCGACGGCACCCCGGTCGAGATCGACATCTCCGGCGAGTGGCCTGTCGAGACCTTCCACGACGCGATCTCCGAGGCGCTCGGGACGTTCGTCGACGCGCAGACTCCCGTCGAGGTCCTGCGACGCCTGTGCGACGAGCACGGGATCCCCTACAACCCTGCCTGGGATGCCGGTGCCACCGCGCAGGAGATGTACGAGCACCTCGTGGAATCGAAGACGACCTTCCCCACCTTCTACACCGACTTCCCGACCTCGGTGTCGCCGCTGACGCGGCCGCATCCCCGCAAGCCGGGTGTCGCCGCGAAGTGGGATCTGGTGGCGTGGGGTGTCGAGCTGGGGACCGCCTACAGCGAACTCACCGACCCCCTCGACCAGCGTGCCCGCCTCACCGAGCAGTCGCTGCTCGCCGCGGGCGGTGACGAGGAGGCGATGGAGCTCGACGAGGAGTTCCTCGAAGCACTCGAGTACGCGATGCCTCCCACCGGCGGTCTCGGCATGGGTGTCGACCGGATCGTGATGCTCGTACTCGGCGGCAGCATCCGCGAGTCGCTGGCGTTTCCCTTCACGAGGCCGAGGCGCTCCTGA
- a CDS encoding MSMEG_1061 family FMN-dependent PPOX-type flavoprotein, producing MDADRIDELVQGGIRTQDELEAVLGIPHPAIVDKARPHLTPLIRHFLSLARFFTIATADAVGNCDCSPRGDLESAVLVLDDHTIALPDRPGNRRADSYRNILENPHVGLLFFVPGDEEVLRINGRATLSTDPDLLEKLSLQNKPAQLAVIVQIDEVFLHCARALLRAKLWDPSTFPDRAAVPSMRDMHAELHSIEIPADAEPGKRELYREFLY from the coding sequence ATGGATGCGGACAGGATCGACGAGCTCGTACAGGGCGGTATACGGACACAGGACGAACTCGAGGCCGTCCTGGGCATTCCGCACCCGGCGATCGTCGACAAGGCACGACCCCACTTGACCCCGCTGATCAGGCATTTCCTGTCGCTGGCACGGTTCTTCACGATCGCCACGGCCGACGCCGTCGGCAACTGCGACTGCTCTCCGCGCGGTGATCTCGAGTCGGCGGTACTCGTGCTCGACGACCACACCATCGCGCTGCCCGACCGGCCCGGCAACCGCCGCGCCGATTCCTACCGGAACATTCTCGAGAACCCTCACGTCGGGCTGCTGTTCTTCGTCCCCGGCGACGAGGAGGTGCTGCGGATCAACGGCCGCGCCACCCTCTCGACCGACCCGGACCTGCTCGAGAAACTGTCGCTGCAGAACAAGCCGGCGCAGCTGGCCGTGATCGTGCAGATCGACGAGGTCTTCCTGCACTGCGCCCGGGCACTGCTCCGCGCCAAGCTGTGGGATCCGTCGACCTTTCCCGACCGCGCGGCGGTGCCCTCGATGCGCGACATGCACGCCGAACTCCACTCCATCGAGATTCCGGCCGACGCCGAGCCGGGCAAGCGCGAGCTCTATCGCGAGTTCCTGTACTGA